Below is a genomic region from Henckelia pumila isolate YLH828 chromosome 3, ASM3356847v2, whole genome shotgun sequence.
TGTATTTATTATGAATGATAAAATTTCTAGTAAACACTTGATAAATTATGATAATTAATCAATCTAACTCTAATCAAGCTAAGTAAACGCAGCCTAAGAGaaagaaattttgatatagaccTTTTTGTCCTTTATCTATAGAAATGAATTATTGCCTTTTAAGGTTAGATGAATAATTTGACTTTGGTGTCACATGAACAGACTTTATTCGGTTAGATGGGTAATTTGACAAATTAGATTATTACAAGTAATGTTAAATTTAAATGTTAAAAATGATTGTGTTGTCCgaattttttgttaattaaagggtaaaatttttaaacaattaTGCAAAATATTatgtagaagtgattaaatttctatattaaaaaaaatttaagaaaatcaaaattagatagtgtttggaaacaaatgtgaaatttaaaaatcaaagttgggtaatGTTTGATAAATATCTGATTAGAGTTATTTTAACATTGAATTTTTTATTAGAATCACATaaggagaatcataatcaccatataactatcttttgaattttaattaagttaagcataaattaacacataatttgagtttaataaatacacaaaagtgattttttaaagccaaaatctaacaatccctaaattattgttaaatttattttatatgaaatacgatatatattttaattcatttaatttaaattaatgatttctgataccccgtgaaattattttaacccgAACCCGTTCATTATGGGTTTATGAGGGTTGACCCAAATAtgggattattattattaggtaAAGTCCAGCCCAGTTTTCTACCAGTTAGGTCTTGTCGTGACCTGGGCTGCTATTAATGGGCCTGACCTAAGCTGAGGCCCAATGGGCTGTGCATACTTTTCTAGTTCAAGTGGGACTCAGATTCCTTGAATATAAGCCTGATCATTCTACAGATATTCATGAGATAGGGATAAACTCAAGGGCAGTCCAATGAATGAAGAGTCCTACTccaggacatgttataattcgactaggtaacttactatgtttttcctataaatacaggtactgttatggttgtattcattcattactcactatttattattcatcacacattcactctcacttttacattcacgcactcatatcccTCAGTTTttgcattaatcataccctctgccttcaagacactgactgagacatcggaggggtcacgccgaaaacactttcggcgccccttgacctagctgttgcttgtgcagatTTTAGTggtgcccgacccgacctgttTCATAAAGaatttggaggatccattctaccagaccgaacccgaggtaaaattccaacatcatcaattggcggcGTTTGtggaaatttgaagaaaaagagtttcgaTGGCTAATCAGAATGGAGATAACCCAAATTTGGATCAGTTGATAAATCAAGCCGTCCAGAGGGATTTGGCAGAAAGGGGTGAGGTCAATCCTTTGCACCGCGATCAAAACACTCACCTGGAGGAGATCAAAAAGTTGAAAGAGGAGATGGAGCAATTAAGGAAGAAGCAGGCCGGGTACCTAGCTACCACAACCAGAAACATTCTTTTTGCTCAGGAGATATTGGATGCCGACCTCCctaatcattttaaattgccTCATGTCAGGGAGTATGATGGTAAAGGGGATCCAGAAGAACATCTAGCACGCTTCAAGAATGCAGCACTGTTTCATAAATACTCCGACCAGATCAAGTGTAGGGCTTTTCTAACTACTCTCATAGGACCAGCCCAGCAATGGTTCAATATGCTACACCCTGGGGAGATCAAGGAATTCAAggattttaataaatattttttgcatCACTTTGATAGTAGCAAAAAGCATCCTACTACTACTTTCAGCCTCTTTGCAATCAAGCAATGTGAGCATGAAAATTATGATGAGGCCCGGATATTTGTGGATTCAGGCAGCTCTGTCAATGTTCTCTTCCAAGAAGCAATAAATCAAATGGATTTAGGGCAATACAAGATGGAGCCCGTCGTaacatcatttttttgtttcacGGGTCATGCAATCCGACCTGTTGGATTAGTGCATCTGCCACTAACTTTGGGAACAAACAATTCTCGTAAGACCAGGATTGTAAGTTTCATTATAGTAGATGCTCCATCTATTTATAATTCCATACTAGGCAGACCTGCCATGACCATTTTTATGGCTATCGCATCATCTCTGCATCAGAAAATAAATTTCTCGATGGGTAATGATGTCGGCGAGGTACATGGTGATCAGGTTATTGCTCGCAAATGTTACGTGGAAGAGGTCATTATAGAACAAAAGGTGGCCAGAACGGATAGTGTTGGACGACCTGGACTCTCTCACGTGGAACAAGTCAACTTGATAAAAGACACATCCGTCACTACTGAAGAAGAAGTCGAGGAATTCATGATCTCCCCTCCTTCTGGGATGGTAAAGGTTGATCGCACCCTTGAAGCACAGTTGAAGAAACCTTTATTGGAAtgcttggaaaaaaaaataaagatttttttgCGTGGTCAGTTGCAGACCTGGTAGGGGTACGTCGGGAGGTAGCAGAacataagctcaatgtaataaggGATTGTCGTCCTATTATTCAAAAGAAGCGTCACTTTGGTCCCGAAAAAGATGCGGTAGTAAATGAGCAAGTAGAAGAGTTACTCAGGGCTGGACACATGGAGGAAATCCACTTCCCGACCTGGTTATCTAACATAGTCCTAGTTCCAAAGTCTATGGGAAAATGACGCATGTGTGTAGATTTTTGAGATCTAAAAAAAGCATGCCCTAAAGATTGCTACCCCTTACCTAGAATCGATCAGCTGGTCGATTCAACTTCAGGACATGAGTTACTCAGCTTCTTGGATGCATATCAAGGATATCATCAGATCCCTTTAGCAAAGGAAGACAAAGACAAAGTGAATTTTGTGACTTCCACATGAACTTATTGTTATGTGGTCATGCCGTTTGGGCTCAAAAATGACGGGGCTACATATCAAAGACTGATGGATAAAGTATTCAAGCACCAAATTGGCAAAAACATTGAAGTCTATGTGGATGATATCCTGGTCAAAACCCGAACTGCTGACCAGTTCATTGCCGACCTAACTCAAACCTTTCAGACGctaaaaaaattatcaactaAAGTTAAACCCTAACAAGTGCACTTTTGGAGTCAGGGCTGGCAAGTTCTTAGGTTACATGGTTACAAGAAGGGGAATTGAGGCCAATCCTGAAAAAGTGCAAGCTATCATCTCTATGAGTTTGCCCCGGAATATACAGGAGGTACAAAGATTAACAGGAAATATTACACCGTTAGCTCGGTTTATAAGCAGATCTGCGGACAAAAGCTTATCTTTCTTTAAAGCATTGCGGAAGACGAAAAATTTTGAATGTTCCTATGAAAGTGAAAAGGCCTTTCAGGATTTGAAAGCCTACTTAAAGCAATTTCCCGTACTGAATAAGCCCACTCAGGGGGAAGAACTGTTCCTCTATTTGGCTGTTACTCCTCGAGCAGCTAGTTCGGTCCTGGTCAGGAAGGAAGGAATAAATCATCAGCCCATTTACTTTGTGAGCCATGCCTTAAAGGGAGCCGAACTCAATTACTTAACACAGAAGAAGCTGGCCTTAGCTCTAGTCATCACAGCAAGAAAATTAAGGCCTTACTTCCTTTCGCATCCCATTACCGTACTCACTAATAGTGCTTTGGGAAAAATTGCAGCTAACCCATATGCATCAGGCAGACTGGTAAGGTGGATCACAGAACTGAGCGAgtattatattaaatttgaaCCCCGATCAGCCATAAAAGCTCAGGCCCTAGATGACTTCTTGGCAGAAATAGTTCAGTTAGATCAAGAAGATCTATGGAGGATTTTTGTCGGCGGGTCATCATGTCAAACTTGAAATGGAGCTGGAATTGTTATCATATCGCCTAGGGGTGAATAAACTAATATCTCCATTAGGTTGGACTTCCAAGCCTCTAATAATGAAGCAGAATATGAGGCATTATTGCTTGGGCAGCACGGAATTTGGGAATTTCCCGGGCTACTCTATACTCCGATTCCCAATTAGCCATTCAGCAGAGCAATGGAAAGTTTGGGATCAAAGATGATAAGTTGATGAAATATGCCAATGCATTAGACAAAGCCAAGGAAAGATTCACCGAGCTGAACTTGGAGCTCATCCCCCGAGCTGAGAATATCAAGGCCGACCATTTGGCTCACTTAGCCAGTGCCTTGAGCGACCAACCTGACCCCATTGTTTCAGGCCGGGAGCTCGTATCTCAGTTGGAAACTCttgatgatattctatctcatgTACCAGAATGGGATTGGAGACATGATATACACAAATATCTGACCACGAAAGAATTGCCGAGTGATAATAAGAAATCTAAGGAGATAAAACGAAGGGCACTTCGTTTCGTCATGATCGACCAAATTCTGTTTAAAAGATCTTTCTCTCAACAAAGATCTTTCTCTCAACCTTTGTTAAAGTATTTGGGTCCCGACGAGGCAAATTATGTATAACGGAAAATTCATGAAGGTTCCTGCGGAATTTACCTGGGCAGTCTTGCCCTAGCTCGGAAAGCTCTTTTAGCTGGTTTCTTTTGGCCCACTATGCGAAAAGACTCATCAGCTCTGGTTAATTCATGTTATAATTGCCAGAAACATGCTAACTTACAGTGGATATCCGCAGAATACATGAAGGCAGTTGTGGCTGCTTGTCCTTTTGATCGGTGGAGGATGGATATTGTTGTGCCATTCCCTGCCAGCACGGGACAAAGGAAGTTATTGCTAGTTGCAGTTGATTATTTTCCTAAATGGGTAGAGGCCGAGCCTCTAGCTAAAATTACAGAAAAAGAAGTGCTCAATTTTCTTTGGAAAAATTTAGTGTGCTGTTTCGGGATCCCGCGCAGGTTGGTGTCAGACAATGGGAGACAGTTCTGTGGATCTAAAGTCCGAGCATGGTGTCAAGCAATGAAGATCGAGCAAGTTTTCACATCTGTAGTGTACCCGCAAGGGAATGGACAGGTGGAAGTTACTAACCGGACAATAGTTCAAGCTCTCAAAACACAACTAGACACAGCTAGGGGTAAGTGGGTTGAAGAGCTCTCATCAGTACTATGGTCATACAGAACTACAGCCCGATCTGGGACGGGCGAAAAACCATTCAGCATGGTATACGGCACTGAGGCTGTCCTTTCCGCAGAGATAGGGAAGGAAAGTGCGCGGATAATGGCATATGGAGAAAACAATCAAGAGTTGCGGGCAATGGATTTGGACTTGCTGAAGGAGCATAGGACCCGGGCAACAATAAGGCTGGCAGATTATCGCAAGCGAATGACCCAGGCCTACAATAAAAGAGTATACCCTAAGGTCTTCAAGGAAGGAGACCTGGTCATGCAAAAAATCCAACATCAAGGAGAAAGAGAAAAGCTGGATGAAAAGTATGAAGGGCCGTTCAAGGTGGTACGAAAGGCCGAGGTAGCTGCTTATTACTTGGAGGATGCTCAAGGCAAGAAAGggaaaaggccatggaatgctcAACACTTGAAAAGATACTACCCTTAATAGCTAAGTTCAGGTCTGTTTTTGTGTGACTGAGATGGTCTTCGTCTATTTAgtcatatttttgttatttattgcCTTTAATTATGTGTCAAGAGTCACTCATGTTTCCAGAAGtcattatgttttattttttgagaAACACTCTCTTATTAGCATATTATCAATTGAAACATAGCAcaaaagcccacatcagtggtactcaaagcccaggcaggtatgtcactcaaagtccacttcagtggcccacatcagtagAACTCAAATTCCTCAGTTttggcactcaaaatccacttcagtggcccacatcagtggaactcaaaaccCAGGCAGGCCTGGCACTCAAAGACCACtttagtggcccacatcagtggaactcaaagcccaggcaggcctgacactcaaagtccacttcagtggcatacatcagtggaactcaaagcccagacaggtctggcactcaaagtccacttcagtggcatacataagtggaactcaaagcccaggtaGATATGACACTCAAATtccacttcagtggcccacatcagtggaactcaaagacCAGGAAgatctggcactcaaagtccacttcagtggcccacatcagtggaactcaaagcccaggcaggtctgacactcaaagtccacttcagtggcccacatcagtggaactcaaagcccaggcaggtctggcactcaaagtccacttcaatggcccacatcagtggaactcaaagtccaggcaggtctggcactcaaagtccacttcagtgccATTCACAATCACTGGTGGTATTAACATTTCAGGCAGGGCTGAAACTAAATGACCACAGGTGATTCAAATTACATGAACAAAATCTAAAACAGAATTGTTGTCACAAGACAACCCTGCCGTTGAGCAGCTCGAGCATGTTAAAACATTCGTAGGAGCACATGACTTATACTTTATAGAATTACAAATTTTGATAAACATGCTTACAGTTCGGGATAGACAAAGCATGCTTGAAATAAGCAGGCATTTGTTTAAATTTTGTCCGAAAAATGCCTTAGTCAGTGGTGTTTTATTTCTTGTTCGGATGTAACTTGAACAAATCCTGTTTCAAGATTATCATATGGAACTTTATCTTCAGATTAGGTCTTAgttttataaaattcagattggAGTTTAATCAATAAGGCtcgatataattttttgtgctggAAAATCAATACATTGGGAAGCATGCCAATAGTAAGTTAATCATTTTTTGATAGGACGACATATGGATAACGTAGCCATAATACGGTTTGGGTTTTATCATACTTTGAATCTTTTTTGACAATTATGGCCTTAAGCCCCTCGAGGTCATACATAGGAAGTAAAACATCTAACATGGAATAACAAACCCGAACTGGGCAAGAATAAAAATCATTGATGGACAATATCGCAAGCAGTATATCAAACAGACCTGGGCAAAAAACAAAATGACCACGCAGGGTCTAGCATACGGATCATGCTTTTAACATTGTTCATAAAGTAAAAACAAGGAATAATCAAGGGGCGGGGGAATCTTGTGGCCTTGAGCTCGGGTCGGGATCTGTTGTTTTCTCCGGCTCGGTCTCCTCCAAATCTTCATCGGGCATGTCATCAAGAGCTTTGGTACAATCCAGGAAAAGGGCGGGGTGCTCGGTTTATGAGTAACCATTGGCCCTGAACTGGGCTAAGCACCCCTTAAAACCCTCATCAAATAAGGTAGTTGCCTTCTCCGCTACTGCGTTAGCAAAATCCGCGGAGTTCAGGAACTCCTCTTTCCCGACCTTTTTTGCAGCCTCAAGTTCCTTGGTCAAGGCCCGCACTCGGCTTTCTAATTCAATTTTATCCACTTCCATTTTGGCAGCCTTTTTGTTGGCAGCCTCAAGAGCATCTCGCCCGGACTCAATCTCCACCCTCATCCCGGTCACCTCCTCATCATGCTAATCCTTCATCTCACGAGCTTTACGGGTTAGCTCGGAAATACGTGTCACAAAAGCCTCTTGATTGGCAACATGTTCTTCCCGGCCCAAGAAAGAGCCTGTAAAGCAGATGAAAGAAGTTAAAGAATTAAGGCAAGGGATCATAAATTTTTGGTGGCAGAAACATACCTGCATAAACGCCAAGGCAAAATTTTGTTCTGCCTCCAGGTCTGGCACTGCTCAAAAAATTCTTAAATCTGATCGGGAGATCATGTTTTGAATTATGACCAAGCTTTCTTGGGGATCGGGCTTTGAGAAAAAATACATATCTGGAACCCCTGGCTGATTAGACATTCCTTGAGGCTCAACATCAGGTAGGGATTCGAACTCCACTACTGGGCCCTTGCCACGAGCTCGGGATAAAGAAACAATAGGCGGTTGCTGAAGCTCGGGCAAACCAGTGTTGTGTTGATCCTTGGCCTTGGAGGTTTTATTCTTAGATGGCTCGATAGGATGGGGCTCAGGATGATCACCGGCCTCACCCTCTTCTGTTTTCTTCCTCTTCAGATTCTTTAAAGCAGCTCTGAAATTGGCAGGCGTGGCTGCAGATCTAATCCTGTCGTCTGGGCAGGTAgaaatacaataaataataaataagttTACAAAAGGTTAAATAAAGGTAGTACAGGTACAGGGGTACTACCTACATCCCCTTGGATATCTACTCCCTTCCCACTGAAGCCGTAATGACAGAGTAGGTCATCCTCAATCAGGCTTCACATTGTGTTGATAAAGTTTGTAAAGTCATGAGTGGGCAGAGCTGGGGGTTCAGGAGTTATGAAATTCATTTCCCAATTGGACCGGCATCCCCAGGGCTGGTTTggtttaacaaaaaaatatctGTTTGTCCAGCCTTTGTGTGAGCAAGGTTTACCCTTCAAAAATGGGTATTCGGGTCGCATGGAAATATAAAAATGGCCCGGGGTTGTTTTATTAATTTGCAGAAATTGGTTAAAGTTTCATATGTCCAATGGAATTCGGAAGAAACAGAACAGGACACCTAGTGATAAAATCGAACTAAAAAAGTTCGGGGATAACTGGCTTGGACACACGCAAAAATATTGACACAAGTGTGACACGCAGCTCGGGATGGAAAATCTTAAACCCATTTTTATCTGTTGTATGCCAAAACTTAAAAACTCAGGAGGTGGTTTGTGAGCCCGGTCCTTCCGACCTGGGATTAGGAGGTCATAACCCTTGGGCATGCCTGATCTCTCCCTAATAAAGGGACCTAGGTCGGGACTTAGATAAGAGGCCAATATTTCAAACCATTGTTTACCCTTAGCAGTTAATCGGGCCTCGTCCAATCTGATTCTATGCAGTCGCTTTAATTTTTCCTCTCGAGTCTTAGATTAATCCAGATCTGTGCTTGAATTATCATAGTCGGAAGGCTCGAGGTGATTATGGGGAGAACCGGGTGCTTCAACATAATCTACTATTTCTTTAACAGAAGTCTCATCCGGGGAGGACATATTAACTAACCTAATGAAGGGAAGGTAAGACTTACAAGTGGAAGGACTGTAGCTCGGGAACAATACAAGCAGGATGGGAACAGGCAGTCCGGGTCGGGCAAGCTCTCGAAATTTTGACAGCGTAACAGTGCAAGTGAAAGGTGAAAATGCGAATTTTTACTGACATGTTTATAGAGGTGGTGAGTTGatctggaccatttattgtcTCCACACGGCTCTGGACGGGAAAAGTCAAGGCTATCTAGCTTCGGGAGGTGAAACGTCAGAAGGCATCTGGACCATTCGTTGAAAGCACATCACACGGATCCTGATCTGGGCCCTTCGTTGGAAGCACATTGCGCGGATTCAAGTCTGGATTGCCCAAAAGAAGCATGAGGAGTACGAGGTTCGGTCTGCATTATTGGTCTAaattcattcttcttttagaccagttagggaggtactattgataccccgtgaaattattttaacccgAACCCGTTCATTATGGGTTTATGAGGGTTGGCCCAAATATGAGATTATAATTATTAGGTAAATTTCAGCCCAGTTTTCTACCTGTTAGGTCTTGTCATGACCTGGGCTGCTATTAATGGGCCTGACCTGAGCTGAGGCCCAATGGGATGTGCATACTTTTCTAGTTCAAGTGGGACTCAGATTCCTTGAAGATAAGCCTGATCATTCTACAGATATTCATGAGATAGGGATAAACTCAAGGGCGGTCCAATGAATGAAGAGTCCTACTccaggacatgttataattcgactagatAACTTACTCtgtttttcctataaatataggtactgttatggttgcattcattcattactcactattcattattcatcacacattcactctcacttttacattcacacactcatatctctcagttttcgcattaatcataccatctgccttcaagacactgacttaggcatcggaggggtcacgccgaaaacactttcggcgccccttgacctagctgttgcttgtgcagatTTTAGTGTTGCCCGAACCGACCTGTTTCATAAAggatttggaggatccattctaccagaccgaacccaaggtaaaattccgacatcatcaattaccattaaaaaaagttaaatgattttaacattAAATAAATGAGTAGGTCTCTCGTGAGACGGATTCACACATTTTTATTCATGAAGCGGATCAACTCTATCTATATTTATgatgaaaagtaatatttttgacatacaaaataatattttttatggatgatCCAAATAAAAGATCTGTCTTACGAAA
It encodes:
- the LOC140888373 gene encoding uncharacterized protein; protein product: MVTRRGIEANPEKVQAIISMSLPRNIQEVQRLTGNITPLARFISRSADKSLSFFKALRKTKNFECSYESEKAFQDLKAYLKQFPVLNKPTQGEELFLYLAVTPRAASSVLVRKEGINHQPIYFVSHALKGAELNYLTQKKLALALVITARKLRPYFLSHPITVLTNSALGKIAANPYASGRLVRWITELSEYYIKFEPRSAIKAQALDDFLAEIVQLDQEDLWRIFVGGSSSRNLGISRATLYSDSQLAIQQSNGKFGIKDDKLMKYANALDKAKERFTELNLELIPRAENIKADHLAHLASALSDQPDPIVSGRELVSQLETLDDILSHVPEWDWRHDIHKYLTTKELPSDNKKSKEIKRRALRFVMIDQILFKRSFSQQRSFSQPLLKYLGPDEANYV